TGTGGACGTCGCAGTATTACCAGCACAGCCTCGGCGATACGTTGAGCTGGGCGCTGCCGGTATTGCTGCGCCAGGGTGAACTGGCCGAAGCGCGCCAGGAGCGCTTCTGGTCCGCCGCGCCCGGCGCCAGCCTTGATGATCCGCGCATCGCCCGCGCGCCACGCCAGCGTGAAGCGTTGGCAACCCTGGCGCAGCACCCGCACGGCGTCGCTCATCAATTGCTCAGCAAACTGATGCTGAGCAAGGACAGCCTCGACCTGTTGCTCGCCAAAGAACTGGTGCAAGTGGAAATCCGCAAACACGCGCCCGACGCTCGCCACGAACATTGGCTGGCGCAACCGGAACTGCCGCTGAACCCGGAACAACGCGCCGCTTACGAGGCGATCCGCGCCGGGTTCGACAGTTACCACGCGTTCCTGCTGGCCGGCGTCACCGGCAGCGGCAAGACCGAAGTGTATTTGCAGTTGATCCGCGAAACCCTCGAGGCCGGCAAGCAAGCGCTGGTGCTGATCCCGGAAATCAATCTCGGCCCGCAAACCCTGGCGCGCTTCGAGCAGCGCTTCAATGCACGCATTGCGCTGATCCACTCGGCGGTCAATGACCGCGAACGCCTCGAAGCCTGGCTCGCCGCGCGTGATGGCGACGCCGACATTATTATCGGCACACGTTCGGCGCTGTTCACGCCGATGAAAAATCCCGGCCTGATCATCATCGACGAGGAGCACGACGGCTCCTATAAACAGCAGGAAGGCCTGCGCTATCACGCGCGGGATCTGGCGCTAGTGCGGGCGCGGCAGGAAAACATCCCGATTGTTCTCGGCTCCGCAACGCCGTCGCTCGAAAGCCTGCACAACGCCTACACCGGCCGTTACGGCCTGCTGCGCCTGAACGAGCGCGCGGGCGGCGCCAAGCAACCGCGCTTCCTGCGTCTGGACGTGAAAAGCCGTCCGCTGGACAGCGGCATTTCCGGGCCGATGCAGCAGGCAATCGGCCAGACCCTGGCGGCGGGGCAACAGGTGCTGGTGTTCCTCAATCGACGTGGTTTTGCGCCGACGCTGCTGTGCCACGATTGCGGCTGGATGTCCGAGTGCCAGCGCTGCGATGCGCGGATGACCGTGCACCAGCGCTCCGGCGAACTGCGCTGCCACCATTGCGGCTACGTCGAACGCGTGCCGCGGCATTGCCCGAAGTGCGGCAAAGTCGATTTGCGCCCGGTAGGCGCCGGCACCGAGCGCGCCGAGGAGCGTCTGGCGATTCTGTTCACGGAGGTGCCGGTGTTGCGGGTCGACCGCGACAGCACTTCGCGCAAAGACGCGATGAACCAACTGTTCGCGACGATCCAGAAAGGCCAGCCGTGCATTCTGGTCGGCACGCAGATGCTCGCCAAAGGGCACCACTTTCCACGGGTGACGCTGGTGTCGATCCTCGATGCCGACGGCGGGCTGTTTTCCGGCGACTTCCGTGCCAGCGAGCGCATGGCGCAACTGATCGTGCAAGTCGCCGGGCGCGCGGGCCGGGCCGAAGAACCGGGCCGAGTGATCATTCAGACCCACCTCGCCGACCATCCGCTGCTGGTGCAATTGACCGAGCAGGGTTATTTCGCGTTTGCCGAGCAAGCCTTGAGCGAACGTCGTTCGGCGGGGCTGCCGCCGTTTGCACATCTGGCGCTGCTGCGCGCCGAAGCGCACAAACCGGGGCAGGCTGAAGGCTTTCTCGATGAAGCGTGCAGCGAGGCGGAACGCTTGCTCGCCGAGCAGAATTTGAGCGGGATTGAATTGTTGGGGCCGGTGCCGGCGCCGATGGAG
The window above is part of the Pseudomonas prosekii genome. Proteins encoded here:
- a CDS encoding primosomal protein N' translates to MPDAILRLALPSPLRRLFDYRAPAGVLRAQLQPGMRLRVPFGRREMIGILVEVTDTSEVPVEKLKPAIALLDATPPLPPALFKLCLWTSQYYQHSLGDTLSWALPVLLRQGELAEARQERFWSAAPGASLDDPRIARAPRQREALATLAQHPHGVAHQLLSKLMLSKDSLDLLLAKELVQVEIRKHAPDARHEHWLAQPELPLNPEQRAAYEAIRAGFDSYHAFLLAGVTGSGKTEVYLQLIRETLEAGKQALVLIPEINLGPQTLARFEQRFNARIALIHSAVNDRERLEAWLAARDGDADIIIGTRSALFTPMKNPGLIIIDEEHDGSYKQQEGLRYHARDLALVRARQENIPIVLGSATPSLESLHNAYTGRYGLLRLNERAGGAKQPRFLRLDVKSRPLDSGISGPMQQAIGQTLAAGQQVLVFLNRRGFAPTLLCHDCGWMSECQRCDARMTVHQRSGELRCHHCGYVERVPRHCPKCGKVDLRPVGAGTERAEERLAILFTEVPVLRVDRDSTSRKDAMNQLFATIQKGQPCILVGTQMLAKGHHFPRVTLVSILDADGGLFSGDFRASERMAQLIVQVAGRAGRAEEPGRVIIQTHLADHPLLVQLTEQGYFAFAEQALSERRSAGLPPFAHLALLRAEAHKPGQAEGFLDEACSEAERLLAEQNLSGIELLGPVPAPMERRAGRYRAQLLLQATARAPLHRLLSSWLLALEQMPSGRAVRWSLDVDPVDLY